A DNA window from Brassica napus cultivar Da-Ae chromosome A4, Da-Ae, whole genome shotgun sequence contains the following coding sequences:
- the LOC106449205 gene encoding WRKY transcription factor 55: MQCECIYRKKDEEEETVFVAAARMGNMDTPPDDNHTWRKYGQKEILGSKFPRAYYRCTHEKVYKCPAKKQVQRLDEDPYTFCVTYRSSHTCHFFTTSPISSTTDTTTTDGHYGSTVVKMAEALFGNLDSVVPFGEPYFNYRSLFHGRGGDGDT, from the exons atgcaATGTGAATGTATATATAGgaagaaggatgaagaagaagaaacggtGTTTGTGGCGGCGGCGAGGATGGGGAACATGGACACTCCGCCGGACGACAATCACACTTGGCGTAAATATGGCCAGAAGGAAATTCTTGGTTCTAAGTTTCCTCG GGCGTACTATCGGTGCACCCACGAGAAAGTATACAAGTGTCCGGCGAAGAAACAAGTGCAACGGCTTGACGAGGATCCTTACACGTTCTGCGTCACTTACCGTAGTTCACACACGTGTCACTTCTTCACCACTTCCCCTATTTCATCAACAACCGACACCACTACAACAGACGGTCATTACGGTTCCACCGTAGTTAAGATGGCCGAAGCTTTGTTCGGCAACTTAGACTCGGTTGTTCCTTTTGGTGAACCCTACTTTAACTACCGTAGCCTCTTTCACGGAAGAGGCGGCGATGGGGATACGTGA